A genomic region of Micromonospora sp. NBC_01796 contains the following coding sequences:
- the sucB gene encoding 2-oxoglutarate dehydrogenase, E2 component, dihydrolipoamide succinyltransferase — MPVSVTMPRLGESVTEGTVTRWLKQEGDRVEVDEPLLEVSTDKVDTEIPSPAAGVLSRIVVSEDETAEVGSELAVISGEDESAGDSAPAPEAAPPAQQAPAEDEPVAEEPQAAAPAPEPAAAEPAPAATAPATGGGTVLKMPALGESVTEGTVTRWLKAVGDTVEADEPLLEVSTDKVDTEIPSPAAGTLLEIKVAEDETAAVGADLAVIGTAGAAPAATPAPEPTPAPAKAEPAPAPKAEQAPAAQPDQVSGASYAAPVAEAEQSTKPVQTEQAAPAARPAPAPVAQTNGEDVAGYVTPLVRRLASDQGVDLSTVTGTGVGGRIRKQDVLEAAEKARAAAARPAPAAAAAPAAAKPAAAKAEPSPLRGRTEKLTRTRATIARRMFESLQSSAQLTTVVEVDVTKIARLRQQAKNDFVAKHGVKLSFLPFFALAAVEALKTYPVVNASIDLDAGTITYPAGENLGIAVDTEKGLLVPVIKDAGDLNLAGLARRIADVAERTRSNKISPDEISGATFTITNTGSRGALFDTPIVPAPQAAILGTGAVVKRAVVVNDPNLGEVIAPRSMVYLALSYDHRLVDGADAARFLTAVKERLEAGNFEAELA; from the coding sequence ATGCCGGTATCGGTCACCATGCCCCGGCTCGGCGAGAGCGTCACCGAGGGCACCGTCACGCGCTGGCTGAAGCAGGAGGGCGACCGGGTCGAGGTCGACGAGCCGCTGCTCGAGGTGTCGACCGACAAGGTCGACACCGAGATCCCCTCCCCCGCGGCCGGCGTGCTGAGCCGGATCGTGGTGAGCGAGGACGAGACCGCCGAGGTCGGTAGCGAACTCGCCGTCATCTCCGGTGAGGACGAGTCGGCCGGCGACAGCGCCCCGGCTCCCGAGGCCGCCCCGCCCGCCCAGCAGGCACCCGCCGAGGACGAGCCGGTCGCGGAGGAGCCGCAGGCGGCTGCCCCCGCACCGGAGCCGGCCGCGGCCGAGCCCGCACCGGCGGCGACCGCCCCGGCCACCGGTGGCGGCACCGTACTCAAGATGCCCGCTCTCGGCGAGAGCGTCACCGAGGGCACGGTCACCCGGTGGCTCAAGGCCGTCGGCGACACCGTCGAGGCCGACGAGCCGCTGCTCGAGGTCTCCACCGACAAGGTGGACACCGAGATCCCGTCGCCGGCCGCCGGCACGCTTCTGGAGATCAAGGTCGCCGAGGACGAGACCGCCGCTGTCGGCGCCGACCTCGCCGTGATCGGTACGGCAGGCGCCGCACCGGCCGCGACCCCGGCCCCGGAGCCGACCCCGGCCCCCGCCAAGGCAGAACCGGCTCCGGCGCCCAAGGCCGAGCAGGCCCCGGCGGCCCAGCCCGACCAGGTCTCCGGTGCGTCGTACGCCGCCCCGGTGGCCGAGGCCGAGCAGTCCACCAAGCCGGTGCAGACCGAGCAGGCGGCTCCGGCAGCCCGGCCGGCGCCCGCCCCGGTCGCGCAGACCAACGGCGAGGACGTCGCCGGCTACGTCACCCCGCTGGTCCGCCGGCTCGCCAGTGACCAGGGCGTCGACCTGTCGACGGTCACCGGCACCGGTGTGGGCGGCAGGATCCGCAAGCAGGACGTGCTGGAGGCGGCGGAGAAGGCCCGTGCCGCGGCGGCCCGCCCGGCTCCGGCCGCTGCTGCCGCTCCGGCGGCTGCCAAGCCGGCCGCCGCGAAGGCCGAGCCGAGCCCGCTGCGGGGCCGGACCGAGAAGCTCACCCGGACCCGGGCCACCATCGCCCGGCGGATGTTCGAGTCGCTCCAGAGTTCCGCGCAGCTCACCACCGTGGTCGAGGTGGACGTCACCAAGATCGCCCGGTTGCGCCAGCAGGCCAAGAACGACTTCGTGGCCAAGCACGGCGTCAAGCTCTCCTTCCTCCCCTTCTTCGCGCTCGCCGCGGTGGAGGCGCTGAAGACGTACCCGGTGGTGAACGCGTCGATCGACCTGGACGCGGGCACCATCACGTACCCGGCGGGCGAGAACCTGGGCATCGCGGTCGACACCGAGAAGGGCCTGCTCGTACCGGTGATCAAGGACGCCGGTGACCTCAACCTCGCCGGCCTGGCCCGGCGGATCGCGGACGTCGCCGAGCGGACCCGGTCCAACAAGATCAGCCCGGACGAGATCTCCGGCGCCACCTTCACGATCACCAACACCGGCAGCCGGGGGGCGCTCTTCGACACCCCGATCGTGCCGGCACCGCAGGCGGCCATCCTCGGCACCGGCGCGGTGGTCAAGCGGGCCGTCGTGGTCAACGACCCGAACCTGGGCGAGGTCATCGCGCCCCGGTCGATGGTCTACCTGGCGCTCTCCTACGACCACCGACTGGTCGACGGCGCCGACGCGGCCCGCTTCCTCACCGCGGTGAAGGAGCGGCTGGAGGCCGGCAACTTCGAGGCCGAACTGGCCTGA
- a CDS encoding leucyl aminopeptidase, with translation MTSPSTTLSLVDTDPAELPVDALVIGVHSQSGSADTGGEGPGGYAGTLLLATGAESIAAAFDGRLTETLALLGATGAPGEVIKLATLGTVTAPLVVAVGLGAEPTGAAPAPEILRRAAGSAIRALAGADRVALSLPVPDDEDAPAALRAVAEGALIGGYRFTGYKTRPQPTRRTPVVEVSVHVPDAADATARAEIARATVVAAAVARTRDWVNTAPNELRPPSFADSVVAAANAAGLTVEVLDEKALADGGYGGIVAVGQGSDAPPRLVKLSYQPPAGTAGAGKRIALVGKGITFDTGGVSIKPAQGMWEMKSDMAGAAAVAATMLAIAELKPAVSVQAYLPMAENMPSASSYRPGDVVTMFDGKRVEVLNTDAEGRMILADAIARACADGCDYLLETSTLTGGQVVALGKRVAGVMGTPELCTRVRTAGDAVGEPAWPMPLPEDVRKGMDSDVADISQVNAGMDRAGHMLQGGVFLREFVTDGVDWAHIDIAGPSYHSGEPTGYWTKGGTAVPVRTLLHLVEDIAANN, from the coding sequence GTGACATCGCCCAGCACCACCCTCAGCCTGGTCGACACCGACCCCGCGGAGCTTCCCGTCGACGCTCTTGTCATCGGCGTGCACAGCCAGAGCGGATCCGCGGACACCGGGGGTGAGGGGCCCGGCGGGTACGCCGGCACGCTGCTGCTGGCGACCGGGGCGGAGAGCATCGCCGCCGCGTTCGACGGGCGCCTGACCGAGACCCTGGCCCTGCTCGGCGCGACCGGCGCCCCGGGCGAGGTGATCAAGCTCGCAACGCTCGGTACGGTGACCGCACCGCTGGTCGTGGCCGTGGGCCTGGGTGCCGAGCCGACCGGTGCCGCCCCCGCCCCGGAAATCCTGCGCCGGGCGGCGGGGTCCGCGATCCGGGCCCTGGCCGGCGCGGACCGGGTGGCGCTGAGCCTGCCGGTGCCGGACGACGAGGACGCCCCGGCCGCGCTGCGCGCGGTGGCCGAGGGCGCGCTCATCGGCGGTTACCGGTTCACCGGTTACAAGACCCGCCCGCAGCCGACCCGCCGTACCCCGGTGGTGGAGGTTTCGGTGCACGTGCCGGACGCCGCCGACGCGACCGCCCGCGCCGAGATCGCCCGCGCGACCGTGGTCGCCGCCGCCGTCGCCCGGACCCGGGACTGGGTGAACACCGCCCCGAACGAGCTGCGCCCGCCGTCGTTCGCCGACTCGGTGGTGGCCGCCGCCAACGCGGCCGGGCTGACCGTCGAGGTGCTGGACGAGAAGGCCCTCGCGGACGGTGGTTACGGCGGCATCGTCGCGGTCGGGCAGGGCTCGGACGCCCCGCCGCGGCTGGTCAAGCTGAGCTACCAGCCCCCGGCCGGCACCGCCGGGGCCGGGAAGCGGATCGCGCTCGTCGGCAAGGGCATCACCTTCGACACCGGTGGCGTCTCGATCAAGCCGGCGCAGGGCATGTGGGAGATGAAGTCCGACATGGCCGGCGCGGCGGCGGTCGCCGCCACCATGCTCGCCATCGCGGAGCTGAAGCCGGCCGTGTCGGTCCAGGCGTACCTGCCGATGGCGGAGAACATGCCGTCGGCGAGCAGCTACCGCCCCGGCGACGTGGTCACCATGTTCGACGGCAAGCGGGTCGAGGTGCTCAACACCGACGCCGAGGGCCGGATGATCCTGGCCGACGCGATCGCCCGGGCCTGCGCGGACGGCTGCGACTACCTGCTGGAGACCTCCACCCTGACCGGTGGCCAGGTGGTCGCGCTGGGCAAGCGGGTCGCCGGGGTGATGGGTACGCCGGAGCTGTGCACCCGGGTACGCACCGCCGGTGACGCGGTCGGCGAGCCGGCCTGGCCGATGCCGCTGCCGGAGGACGTACGCAAGGGCATGGACTCGGACGTCGCCGACATCTCCCAGGTCAACGCGGGCATGGACCGGGCCGGTCACATGCTGCAGGGCGGCGTCTTCCTGCGCGAGTTCGTCACCGACGGGGTCGACTGGGCGCACATCGACATCGCCGGCCCGAGTTACCACTCGGGTGAGCCGACCGGTTACTGGACCAAGGGCGGGACCGCGGTCCCGGTACGGACCCTGCTGCACCTGGTCGAGGACATCGCCGCCAACAACTGA
- a CDS encoding DUF2314 domain-containing protein: protein MIITDDFLPLPVPESLSATYLVPVSTPPEVTPAQAMAALGDRVTELVHDLTRQMLDSPLMTVDLRPVSEFPHLPPDLLTAFGATDEQLARLAAANNLVVIQASYRPGWPPAHEWAARAVGAAMADAVGGDLVDVFGLQFLEPATALRSLPDAEGRVRLVDWVLVPYSTAEGGLWFTTKGLRRFGLLELQAQEVPGHLTRGWGAVMTGVARRLLRTWTDGLNGIEVPAFVQLPVVTTVTDHDIAVAYGYPRQSDAAGPAALRLELDPATDPEADSFLTLLPPIGHQGPPSRYFAGICTTLFGAPRSDIRYDRSDDAMARAVATARAGLTGVRDRFVGGSLAGDLQLLIKYGLVTAEGPEYVWAGVDSWHRPELIHGTSACDAVADPAVRIGAPVVIATADVVDWALLDRGTVVEGGWTQAVLDSGRNG from the coding sequence ATGATCATTACGGACGATTTCCTGCCTCTGCCGGTGCCGGAGTCGCTCTCCGCGACCTACCTGGTACCGGTCTCGACCCCGCCCGAGGTGACCCCGGCCCAGGCCATGGCGGCACTCGGCGACCGGGTCACCGAACTGGTCCACGACCTCACCCGGCAGATGCTGGACAGCCCGCTGATGACCGTCGACCTGCGGCCGGTGTCGGAGTTCCCGCACCTGCCGCCGGACCTGCTCACCGCGTTCGGCGCCACCGACGAACAACTCGCCCGGCTCGCCGCCGCCAACAACCTGGTGGTGATCCAGGCGAGCTACCGGCCGGGCTGGCCACCGGCGCACGAGTGGGCGGCCCGGGCGGTCGGCGCGGCGATGGCGGACGCGGTCGGCGGGGACCTGGTCGACGTGTTCGGCCTGCAGTTCCTCGAACCGGCCACCGCGCTGCGGTCGCTGCCCGACGCCGAGGGCCGGGTCCGGCTGGTCGACTGGGTGCTGGTGCCGTACTCGACCGCCGAGGGCGGGCTCTGGTTCACCACCAAGGGCCTGCGCCGGTTCGGGCTGCTGGAACTCCAGGCCCAGGAGGTGCCGGGGCACCTGACCCGGGGCTGGGGTGCGGTGATGACCGGGGTCGCCCGGCGACTGCTGCGTACCTGGACCGACGGGCTGAACGGGATCGAGGTGCCCGCCTTCGTGCAACTGCCGGTGGTCACCACCGTCACCGACCACGACATCGCGGTCGCGTACGGCTATCCGCGCCAGTCCGACGCCGCCGGCCCGGCCGCCCTGCGGCTGGAACTCGACCCGGCCACCGATCCCGAGGCCGACTCGTTCCTGACCCTGCTCCCCCCGATCGGGCACCAGGGTCCGCCCAGCCGGTACTTCGCCGGCATCTGCACCACCCTGTTCGGCGCTCCCCGCTCCGACATCCGCTACGACCGCAGCGACGACGCGATGGCGCGGGCCGTCGCCACCGCCCGCGCCGGCCTGACCGGGGTACGGGACCGGTTCGTCGGCGGCTCGCTCGCCGGTGACCTGCAACTGCTGATCAAGTACGGCCTGGTCACCGCCGAGGGCCCCGAGTACGTCTGGGCCGGCGTCGACTCCTGGCACCGCCCGGAGCTGATCCACGGCACCAGCGCCTGCGACGCGGTAGCCGACCCGGCGGTCCGGATCGGTGCCCCGGTCGTGATCGCGACCGCCGACGTCGTCGACTGGGCGCTACTGGACCGGGGCACGGTCGTCGAGGGCGGCTGGACCCAGGCCGTACTGGACTCCGGCCGCAACGGCTGA
- a CDS encoding extracellular catalytic domain type 1 short-chain-length polyhydroxyalkanoate depolymerase encodes MRRRPSALLTRIVRAAAVPVLIAAAVLTGAAPAQAASLTQVTGFGSNPGNLGMYAYRPDGLPSNAPLVVALHGCTQDANGYYTNSGWKKFADQWKFAVIFPQTSASNAANACFNWFLTGDTTRGQGEPASIKQMVDYSVANYGTNPARVYVTGLSAGGAMTAAMLATYPDVFAAGSVVAGLPYRCATSQTNAYTCMYSTVSKTPQQWGDLVRAGYSGYTGPRPRVSIWHGRSDAVVVPANGTELRDQFTNVAGVSQTPTSTSTLPANTTLEVYGNDAVRLYQVASMGHGTPVDPGSGADQCGTAAAYFLDTICSAYRDALFFGLDGGSTDPGNPGQPGAPATPTGLAVTGTTASSVSLNWGAASGASGYHVYRNGSRVTTTAVGSAAYTDSGLTAGTTYSYAVSAVNSAGTESARSATVSATTTGGTTPPVCVTATNYAHVQAGRAYQSGGYAYANGSAQRMGLYNTFYTSTLKQTGPNYWVIGC; translated from the coding sequence GTGCGCCGCCGCCCATCAGCGTTACTCACCCGGATCGTCCGCGCCGCCGCCGTACCCGTGCTCATCGCCGCGGCGGTCCTCACCGGAGCCGCGCCCGCCCAGGCCGCCAGCCTCACCCAGGTCACCGGCTTCGGCAGCAACCCCGGCAACCTCGGCATGTACGCCTACCGCCCGGACGGCCTGCCGTCGAACGCGCCCCTGGTGGTCGCGTTGCACGGCTGCACCCAGGACGCCAACGGCTACTACACCAACTCCGGTTGGAAGAAGTTCGCCGACCAGTGGAAGTTCGCCGTCATCTTCCCGCAGACCAGCGCGTCCAACGCGGCGAACGCCTGCTTCAACTGGTTCCTCACCGGGGACACCACCCGGGGCCAGGGTGAACCGGCCTCGATCAAGCAGATGGTCGACTACTCGGTGGCCAACTACGGGACCAACCCGGCCCGGGTCTACGTCACCGGCCTGTCCGCCGGTGGGGCGATGACCGCGGCGATGCTCGCCACCTACCCCGACGTGTTCGCCGCCGGTTCGGTGGTCGCCGGGCTGCCGTACCGCTGCGCGACCTCGCAGACCAACGCGTACACCTGCATGTACTCGACGGTCAGCAAGACCCCGCAGCAGTGGGGCGACCTGGTCCGCGCCGGCTACTCCGGCTACACCGGCCCCCGCCCCCGGGTGTCGATCTGGCACGGTCGCTCCGACGCGGTCGTCGTACCGGCCAACGGCACCGAACTGCGCGACCAGTTCACCAACGTGGCGGGCGTCTCCCAGACCCCGACCAGCACCTCTACCCTGCCGGCCAACACCACCCTCGAGGTGTACGGAAACGACGCCGTACGGCTCTACCAGGTGGCGAGCATGGGCCACGGCACCCCGGTCGACCCGGGCTCCGGCGCGGACCAGTGCGGCACCGCTGCGGCGTACTTCCTGGACACCATCTGCTCGGCGTACCGGGACGCGCTCTTCTTCGGCCTCGACGGCGGCTCCACCGATCCGGGCAACCCCGGTCAGCCGGGCGCGCCGGCCACCCCCACCGGCCTCGCCGTCACCGGCACCACCGCCAGCTCGGTCTCGCTGAACTGGGGCGCGGCGAGCGGGGCGAGCGGCTACCACGTCTACCGCAACGGCAGCCGGGTGACCACGACCGCCGTGGGCAGCGCCGCCTACACCGACTCCGGTCTGACCGCCGGAACCACCTACTCGTACGCGGTCAGCGCGGTGAACTCCGCCGGCACCGAGAGCGCCCGTTCCGCCACGGTCTCCGCGACCACCACCGGTGGCACCACGCCCCCGGTCTGCGTCACCGCGACCAACTACGCCCACGTGCAGGCCGGTCGCGCCTACCAGTCCGGCGGGTACGCGTACGCCAACGGCTCCGCCCAGCGGATGGGCCTCTACAACACCTTCTACACCTCGACCCTGAAGCAGACCGGCCCCAACTACTGGGTCATCGGCTGCTGA
- the gcvT gene encoding glycine cleavage system aminomethyltransferase GcvT, whose protein sequence is MTDLTTPAADALLRSPLHERHAALGAKFAAFGGWSMPLEYAGGGVLKEHTAVREAVGVFDVSHLGKARVTGPGAADFVNACLSNDLGRIGPGRAQYTLCCDEATGGVVDDIIAYLYGDEHVFLIPNAANTAEVVRRLRAAAPAGVTVTDEHRAYAVLAVQGPRSADLLGALGLPTEHDYMSFSTATLAVGDGEPVELVVCRTGYTGEHGYELVVPEAGATAVWDALFAAGEPYGLRACGLAARDTLRTEMGYPLHGQDLSLEITPVQARSGWAVGWNKPAFWGRDALLAEKAAGPRRLLWGLAAQDRGIPRPGMRVLAGDAGVGTVTSGTFSPTNKSGIGLALLDTDAGLAEGATVEVDVRGRRSVMKVVRPPFVQPSVR, encoded by the coding sequence ATGACCGACCTGACCACGCCCGCCGCCGACGCGCTGCTCCGCTCACCCCTGCACGAGCGGCACGCCGCGCTGGGCGCCAAGTTCGCCGCCTTCGGCGGCTGGTCCATGCCGCTGGAGTACGCCGGCGGCGGGGTGCTCAAGGAGCACACCGCGGTCCGCGAGGCGGTCGGCGTGTTCGACGTCTCCCACCTGGGCAAGGCGCGGGTCACCGGTCCCGGTGCGGCCGACTTCGTCAACGCCTGCCTCAGCAACGACCTGGGCCGGATCGGCCCCGGCCGGGCCCAGTACACGCTCTGCTGCGACGAGGCCACCGGCGGCGTGGTGGACGACATCATCGCCTACCTCTACGGCGACGAGCACGTCTTCCTCATCCCGAACGCGGCCAACACCGCCGAGGTGGTCCGCCGCCTGCGCGCCGCCGCCCCCGCCGGGGTCACCGTCACCGACGAACACCGGGCGTACGCGGTCCTCGCGGTGCAGGGGCCGCGCTCGGCCGACCTGCTCGGCGCGCTCGGCCTGCCGACCGAACACGACTACATGAGCTTCTCCACCGCCACCCTCGCGGTCGGCGACGGCGAGCCGGTCGAACTGGTGGTGTGCCGGACCGGATACACCGGCGAACACGGGTACGAACTCGTCGTACCCGAGGCCGGGGCGACCGCGGTCTGGGACGCCCTGTTCGCCGCCGGTGAGCCGTACGGGCTGCGGGCCTGCGGGTTGGCCGCCCGGGACACGCTGCGTACCGAGATGGGCTACCCGCTGCACGGGCAGGACCTGTCGCTGGAGATCACCCCGGTCCAGGCCCGGTCCGGCTGGGCGGTCGGCTGGAACAAGCCCGCCTTCTGGGGCCGGGACGCGCTGCTGGCGGAGAAGGCGGCCGGACCGCGCCGGCTGCTCTGGGGGCTCGCCGCACAGGACCGGGGCATCCCGCGTCCGGGGATGCGGGTCCTCGCCGGTGACGCCGGGGTCGGCACGGTCACCAGCGGCACGTTCTCCCCGACCAACAAGTCCGGGATCGGGCTCGCCCTGCTGGACACCGACGCCGGGCTCGCCGAGGGCGCGACCGTCGAGGTCGACGTACGCGGCCGGCGCTCGGTGATGAAGGTGGTCCGGCCCCCGTTCGTGCAACCGTCCGTCCGCTGA
- a CDS encoding TIGR01777 family oxidoreductase, with product MRILAAGASGFLGSRLIERLRAGGHEVVQLVRHPPRDPGQVQWNPAAGQLDPTALAGTGAVVNLAGAGVGDQRWTDRYRELLRTSRVDTTRTLAETIAALPPTDRPAVLVNASAIGWYGDTGDRTVTEETPAGDGFLADMCRVWEAATGPAESAGVRVVRLRTGYALHREAGFLKPQLLPFRLGIGGPLAGGRQWMPWISLADWLGAVEFLLDRDDIAGPVNVVGPAPVTNNEFTRELGAALHRPAVLPIPGFALRILLGGLAVEALTSSRVLPGVLPRAGFTYRHPDLPGALRAALDD from the coding sequence ATGCGGATCCTTGCCGCCGGTGCATCCGGCTTCCTCGGCAGTCGGCTGATCGAACGGCTCCGGGCCGGCGGCCACGAGGTCGTCCAACTCGTACGCCATCCCCCGCGCGACCCCGGTCAGGTGCAGTGGAATCCGGCGGCCGGACAGCTCGACCCGACGGCACTCGCCGGCACCGGGGCGGTGGTCAACCTGGCCGGCGCCGGAGTCGGCGACCAGCGGTGGACCGACCGGTACCGCGAACTGCTGCGTACCAGTCGGGTGGACACCACCCGGACGCTGGCCGAGACGATCGCCGCCCTGCCCCCGACCGACCGGCCGGCGGTCCTGGTGAACGCCTCCGCGATCGGCTGGTACGGCGACACCGGCGATCGGACGGTCACCGAGGAGACCCCGGCCGGCGACGGTTTCCTCGCCGACATGTGCCGGGTCTGGGAGGCGGCGACCGGGCCGGCGGAGAGTGCCGGCGTACGCGTGGTCCGGCTGCGCACCGGGTACGCCCTGCACCGGGAGGCCGGTTTCCTCAAGCCGCAGCTCCTGCCGTTCCGGCTCGGCATCGGCGGCCCGCTGGCCGGCGGCCGGCAGTGGATGCCGTGGATCTCGCTGGCCGACTGGCTGGGGGCGGTGGAGTTCCTGCTGGACCGTGACGACATCGCGGGACCGGTCAACGTGGTGGGTCCGGCGCCGGTCACCAACAACGAGTTCACCCGGGAACTCGGTGCCGCCCTGCACCGGCCCGCGGTCCTCCCGATTCCCGGCTTCGCCCTGCGGATCCTGCTCGGCGGGCTCGCGGTCGAGGCGCTGACCAGTTCCCGGGTGCTGCCGGGGGTGCTGCCCCGAGCCGGGTTCACGTACCGGCACCCGGACCTTCCCGGTGCCCTGCGCGCCGCCCTCGACGACTGA
- the lpdA gene encoding dihydrolipoyl dehydrogenase, translated as MSEPNGETFDVVILGGGSGGYAAALRAAQLDLSVALIEKGKLGGTCLHNGCIPTKALLHAAEIADQTRESEQFGIKAELIGVDMSGVNAYKDGVISRLYKGLQGLIKSAKITVVEGHGKLVGPDTVEVDGRRYTGRNIILASGSYARSLPGLEVDGERVITSDHALVLDRVPSSAIVLGGGVIGVEFASVWRSFGVDVTIIEALPRLVAAEDEESSKALERAFRKRGINFKTGKRFEKVERTETGVKATIEGGETFEAELLLVAVGRGPTTANLGYEEQGVKVDRGFVLTDERLRTGVANIFAVGDIVPGLQLAHRGFQQGIFVAEEIAGLNPAVIDENGIPRVTYSDPELASVGLTEAKAKEKYGADKVSTYNYNLGGNGKSQILKTAGFVKLVRVEDGPVVGVHMVGARVGELVGEAQLIFNWEAYPADVAQLVHAHPTQTEALGEAFLALAGKPLHAHA; from the coding sequence GTGAGCGAGCCGAACGGCGAAACCTTCGATGTTGTCATTCTCGGCGGTGGCAGCGGGGGGTACGCGGCGGCGCTGCGCGCCGCGCAGCTGGACCTGTCGGTCGCGCTGATCGAAAAGGGCAAGCTCGGTGGGACCTGCCTGCACAACGGGTGCATCCCCACGAAGGCTCTGCTGCACGCGGCGGAGATCGCCGACCAGACCCGCGAGTCCGAGCAGTTCGGCATCAAGGCCGAGCTGATCGGGGTCGACATGTCCGGGGTGAACGCGTACAAGGACGGGGTCATCTCCCGCCTCTACAAGGGCCTCCAGGGCCTGATCAAGAGCGCGAAGATCACCGTCGTGGAGGGGCACGGCAAGCTGGTCGGCCCGGACACCGTCGAGGTGGACGGCCGCCGCTACACCGGACGCAACATCATCCTGGCCAGCGGCTCGTACGCCCGCAGCCTGCCCGGCCTCGAGGTCGACGGCGAGCGGGTGATCACCAGTGACCACGCCCTGGTGCTCGACCGGGTGCCGAGTTCCGCGATCGTCCTGGGCGGCGGCGTCATCGGCGTCGAGTTCGCCAGCGTGTGGCGCTCGTTCGGGGTGGACGTGACGATCATCGAGGCGCTGCCCCGACTGGTCGCCGCCGAGGACGAGGAGTCCTCGAAGGCCCTCGAGCGCGCCTTCCGCAAGCGCGGCATCAACTTCAAGACCGGCAAGCGGTTCGAGAAGGTCGAGCGGACCGAGACCGGGGTCAAGGCGACCATCGAGGGCGGCGAGACCTTCGAGGCCGAGCTGCTGCTGGTCGCGGTCGGCCGTGGCCCGACCACCGCCAACCTCGGTTACGAGGAGCAGGGCGTCAAGGTCGACCGGGGCTTCGTGCTGACCGACGAGCGGCTGCGTACCGGGGTGGCGAACATCTTCGCCGTCGGTGACATCGTCCCCGGCCTCCAGCTCGCCCACCGCGGTTTCCAGCAGGGCATCTTCGTCGCGGAGGAGATCGCCGGGCTGAACCCCGCCGTGATCGACGAGAACGGCATCCCGCGGGTCACCTACTCCGACCCCGAGCTTGCCTCCGTCGGCCTCACCGAGGCGAAGGCCAAGGAGAAGTACGGCGCCGACAAGGTGTCGACGTACAACTACAACCTCGGCGGCAACGGCAAGAGCCAGATCCTCAAGACGGCCGGCTTCGTCAAGCTGGTACGGGTGGAGGACGGGCCGGTGGTCGGCGTACACATGGTCGGCGCCCGGGTCGGCGAGTTGGTCGGCGAGGCTCAGTTGATCTTCAACTGGGAGGCGTACCCGGCCGACGTGGCGCAGCTCGTACACGCCCACCCGACCCAGACCGAGGCCCTCGGCGAGGCGTTCCTCGCCCTGGCCGGCAAGCCGTTGCACGCGCACGCCTGA